A window of Bacteroidota bacterium contains these coding sequences:
- a CDS encoding alpha/beta hydrolase: MEEMNFIELAPPYFLIIGVVIIGIIKFRDLDEYLETLALNFAIILLILGGIFFWINSHNDKKTLNEMVNHCKDFQSPMTKRDSEEVFAKAMADTSFPLEIIKSNKRKHISVIKPNIIKQHDYFIVPVFYGTDRNPTGSQELDNYYGSKRNLTKDFQVGIVNVTLPITHEMGELESPWFVGMQNRFYDYTDISKYVTLLNIDTSSARAYRRLKALVFNSDENDAFVFIHGYNTSFKEAARRTAQIAYDVGFNGAPILYSWPSKNKTVDYLADRNEIEWTIPHLIRFLEKVVALSNAKKIHLIAHSMGTDILTKALKNFEFNNSDIQFNEIILAAPDIDVESFRNNIAPNLVRKAKRITIYASSNDRALVESKKVNGHNPRLGNTEGNNYFIMKGYELIDASNLEISDFFNHSLYAKSRAVLTDITELLHSDTPPLKRNLIPISFSKGTYYQFKK, from the coding sequence ATGGAAGAAATGAACTTTATTGAGTTGGCACCTCCTTATTTTCTTATCATAGGTGTAGTAATTATTGGAATTATCAAGTTTAGGGATTTAGACGAATACCTTGAAACCTTAGCATTGAATTTTGCAATAATTCTTTTGATTTTAGGAGGCATTTTTTTTTGGATTAATTCACACAATGATAAAAAGACATTAAACGAGATGGTTAATCATTGTAAAGATTTCCAGAGTCCAATGACTAAGAGAGATTCCGAAGAGGTATTCGCAAAGGCTATGGCAGATACAAGCTTCCCCTTAGAAATAATTAAATCCAACAAACGAAAACATATTAGTGTAATTAAACCAAATATAATCAAACAACATGATTATTTTATTGTTCCTGTATTTTATGGAACCGATAGGAATCCCACGGGATCCCAAGAACTTGATAATTATTATGGTAGTAAAAGGAATTTAACGAAGGATTTTCAAGTAGGAATTGTAAACGTAACACTACCCATAACACATGAAATGGGAGAACTAGAGAGTCCCTGGTTTGTGGGAATGCAAAACAGATTTTATGATTATACCGATATTAGTAAGTATGTTACATTATTGAACATTGATACTTCAAGTGCCAGAGCCTACAGGAGACTTAAGGCATTGGTTTTTAACTCTGATGAGAATGATGCATTCGTTTTTATTCATGGTTATAATACATCCTTCAAGGAAGCAGCAAGAAGAACTGCACAGATTGCGTATGATGTTGGATTTAATGGTGCACCGATCCTCTACAGTTGGCCTTCAAAAAACAAAACTGTCGACTATTTAGCTGACAGGAATGAAATTGAGTGGACAATACCGCATCTTATCAGGTTCTTAGAGAAAGTAGTTGCGTTATCTAATGCAAAAAAAATCCATTTGATAGCCCATAGTATGGGAACCGATATATTGACAAAGGCTCTTAAGAATTTTGAATTTAATAATAGTGATATCCAGTTTAATGAAATAATTTTAGCTGCACCCGATATTGATGTTGAAAGTTTCAGAAATAACATTGCGCCTAATCTTGTGAGGAAAGCCAAGAGAATTACAATATATGCTTCATCCAACGATAGAGCTCTAGTTGAATCAAAGAAAGTGAATGGCCATAATCCAAGATTAGGAAATACGGAGGGAAATAATTATTTTATTATGAAAGGCTATGAACTCATAGATGCTTCGAACCTCGAGATTTCTGACTTTTTCAATCATAGTTTGTATGCAAAATCAAGGGCTGTATTAACGGATATTACTGAACTTCTTCACTCTGATACTCCTCCTTTGAAAAGAAATTTAATCCCTATTAGTTTTTCTAAAGGAACATATTATCAATTTAAGAAATGA
- a CDS encoding response regulator transcription factor: protein MDKIKLAIADDHHLFRKGMISLLQDQNLFSIVLEAENGKTLLEALKLIEVDVLLLDLRMPVISGDEALDIIKFCFPSIKILVLTMHDDDVTIKTMIGKGANGFLMKDDSLEAVIEGINTVYSKDYYFTPRVLNVIEKAAEKESRTPKTIEQIEFTKRELEILQLICHEFSTKEIASKLKSAERTVDWHRKNIIEKTKSKNTAGIVYYAVKNLLVD, encoded by the coding sequence ATGGATAAAATAAAATTGGCAATTGCCGATGATCATCACTTATTCCGAAAAGGTATGATATCCTTGCTGCAGGATCAAAATTTATTTTCAATTGTTCTGGAAGCCGAAAATGGCAAAACCTTATTAGAAGCATTAAAATTAATTGAAGTAGATGTGCTTTTATTGGATTTGAGAATGCCGGTAATTTCCGGCGATGAAGCGCTTGACATAATTAAATTCTGCTTCCCAAGCATTAAAATTTTAGTGCTTACGATGCACGACGATGATGTTACCATTAAAACAATGATTGGTAAAGGAGCCAATGGATTTTTAATGAAAGACGATTCTTTGGAGGCTGTTATTGAAGGGATAAATACCGTGTACTCAAAAGATTATTATTTTACTCCTAGAGTGCTTAATGTGATAGAGAAGGCAGCCGAAAAAGAAAGCCGAACACCAAAAACGATCGAACAAATTGAATTCACAAAACGTGAACTTGAAATACTACAATTAATTTGTCATGAATTTTCGACTAAAGAAATTGCATCAAAATTAAAGTCTGCTGAACGAACTGTGGATTGGCATCGAAAAAACATAATTGAAAAAACAAAATCCAAAAATACTGCCGGCATCGTTTATTATGCTGTAAAAAACCTACTTGTAGATTAA
- a CDS encoding T9SS type A sorting domain-containing protein gives MKKFYALFSSLLFFITMAFAQIPSYVPSNGLVGWWPFNGNANDESGNGNNGTSNGASLTVDRFGISNSAYSFNGTSDYISLINAPITGTGDWTITFWYKSTTQAVQHILAFGDENNFRDCIQIFIGSDNKLHFDLEAVSGPKTINTVTDGSWHFGTVIVKAGNGYIYDNSNVSDSINGMNPNITNAVSKFIGKGRLAIGNAASFNGKIDDIGIWNRVLTQQEINSVTNSSTQNCYAIYDGFDNNIGGWAYKEYVIPNGYKIDSVYMGATRAGYPVSSMDYIFRYNPGTNVINLSTSIEPFSYPLINTSMYDTWFNLTSFNYTSKGVVRVFLPVNSGATWNNLCFAISPFLFDTCHVTEYDTITTNITVYDTITTNIAVYDTIKVYEPVSVPTYGLVGWWPFSGNANDLSGNGNNGIVRGASLSTDRFGQPNSAYQFSGKDSNLVSYIIANHNNLPSGNSPRTVSLWLTHNTYPVSGGSGNDGHPILGYGSPLTNSAIEILYGHTNSNSDFIRFSGFNSDFDVPVTYNLQDWYNIVAVYDGTNASIFINNVLIGTSAFPGWNTLLDSIVFGSQTPRSRFHNGKIDDILIYNRAFNPAGVDSLFHANICRQTITVTDTLLINFPLTAFNPVAFQHTIKVYPNPSKDRITIDCGNFFSLAGYTIKITNSLGQTMFTNPINQAQFDIDLTGWTGLGIYFVHIIDPQLNTVEIRKIVLN, from the coding sequence ATGAAAAAATTTTACGCCCTTTTTAGTTCTTTACTATTTTTCATAACCATGGCTTTTGCTCAAATTCCTAGTTATGTTCCTTCAAATGGACTCGTGGGTTGGTGGCCCTTTAATGGAAATGCTAATGATGAGAGTGGAAATGGGAATAATGGAACTTCAAATGGAGCTAGCCTCACAGTAGATAGGTTTGGAATTTCTAACAGTGCTTATAGCTTTAATGGAACAAGCGATTATATAAGCCTTATAAATGCACCCATTACAGGTACTGGTGATTGGACAATTACATTTTGGTATAAGTCAACAACACAAGCAGTGCAACATATTTTGGCTTTTGGCGATGAAAACAATTTTCGAGATTGTATTCAAATTTTTATTGGTTCGGATAATAAACTGCACTTTGACTTAGAAGCGGTTTCAGGACCTAAAACTATTAATACAGTAACAGATGGAAGTTGGCATTTTGGAACTGTAATTGTTAAAGCCGGAAATGGTTATATCTACGATAATAGTAATGTAAGTGATTCAATAAACGGAATGAATCCCAATATCACAAATGCTGTTTCAAAATTTATCGGTAAAGGAAGGCTGGCTATTGGTAACGCTGCTTCCTTTAACGGAAAAATTGATGATATCGGAATTTGGAACCGAGTTTTGACTCAACAGGAAATTAACAGTGTTACTAATAGTTCAACTCAGAATTGTTATGCTATTTATGATGGCTTTGATAATAACATTGGAGGGTGGGCTTATAAAGAATATGTAATTCCTAATGGTTACAAGATAGATTCAGTTTATATGGGAGCAACAAGGGCTGGATATCCAGTTTCTTCGATGGATTACATTTTTCGATACAACCCTGGTACAAATGTTATTAATCTGAGTACATCCATTGAACCATTTTCTTATCCATTAATTAATACATCAATGTACGATACCTGGTTCAACCTTACATCATTTAATTATACTTCAAAAGGTGTTGTGAGGGTTTTTTTACCCGTAAATTCAGGAGCAACATGGAATAATTTATGTTTTGCAATATCTCCATTTTTATTTGATACCTGCCATGTTACGGAATATGACACAATTACAACAAATATTACTGTATACGACACAATAACAACAAATATTGCGGTATACGATACAATAAAAGTATATGAGCCTGTTTCAGTTCCTACTTATGGATTAGTCGGTTGGTGGCCTTTCAGCGGAAATGCAAATGATTTAAGTGGAAATGGAAATAACGGAATTGTAAGAGGAGCTTCACTTAGCACAGACAGGTTTGGCCAACCAAATTCTGCATACCAGTTTTCAGGAAAGGATAGCAACCTGGTAAGCTATATTATTGCGAATCATAATAACCTTCCTTCCGGCAATAGCCCAAGGACTGTATCTCTATGGTTAACGCATAACACTTACCCTGTGTCAGGAGGTTCAGGTAATGATGGTCACCCGATATTGGGATATGGTTCTCCTCTGACAAATTCAGCTATTGAAATATTATATGGTCATACTAACTCTAATTCTGATTTTATTAGATTTTCTGGGTTTAACAGTGATTTTGACGTGCCTGTTACTTATAACCTGCAAGATTGGTATAATATTGTAGCTGTTTATGACGGAACCAATGCGTCAATATTTATTAATAATGTACTGATTGGAACAAGTGCTTTTCCAGGATGGAACACCTTGCTTGACTCCATTGTGTTTGGTTCACAAACACCCCGCTCACGTTTTCACAACGGAAAAATTGATGACATTCTTATTTACAATCGTGCATTCAATCCTGCTGGAGTGGATTCACTTTTCCATGCTAATATTTGCCGTCAAACGATTACTGTTACTGATACATTATTAATAAATTTCCCATTAACCGCTTTCAACCCGGTTGCATTTCAACATACAATAAAAGTTTATCCTAACCCTTCAAAAGACCGTATAACTATTGATTGCGGAAACTTCTTCTCTTTAGCCGGATATACAATTAAAATTACAAATTCACTTGGGCAAACAATGTTTACGAACCCAATAAACCAGGCGCAATTTGATATTGATCTGACAGGCTGGACCGGACTTGGAATTTACTTTGTGCATATAATTGATCCGCAGCTTAACACTGTTGAGATTAGGAAGATTGTTCTGAATTAA